A single genomic interval of Oryza sativa Japonica Group chromosome 7, ASM3414082v1 harbors:
- the LOC107278742 gene encoding uncharacterized protein, with product MASGAGGGTAATERLIRSAQKSTNQLKAMLAGGGGGGGRSSGAVEVILADISDSLSQALASLMLRAACDDQSLPAAAAAAAAGGELVAVLWAVCGGEQRRPVSLEEESSTEKKNQWGQEASVGADGVQVDDVCAGSLGGHATAGVWPGRWREIGGRACAWTAAEGLENGGQESRADGSSRRIILELGDRDDSYPWRKYGQKDILGARFARSYYRCAQMLGCTARKQVQQSDDDPSRLEITYIGLHTCGGDRPSSPAPTNPADGPRCDAATSSHRLLPSALQQKLEEHVPAASDDMMMACTPSWLFIPSPACSQSELLSEGEVPELRVVRQEPYDPVELVEEHKKPSDADEDSLALHNSVVPDFM from the exons ATGGCTAGCGGCGCCggaggcggcacggcggcgacggagaggcTCATCCGCAGCGCGCAGAAGTCGACCAACCAGCTCAAGGCGATGctagcgggaggcggcggcggcggagggaggagctCCGGCGCCGTGGAGGTGATCCTGGCGGACATCTCCGACTCGCTGTCTCAGGCGCTCGCGTCTCTCATGCTCCGCGCGGCGTGCGACGACCAGtcgctcccggcggcggcggccgccgccgccgccggaggcgaGCTTGTTGCCGTCCTATGGGCAGTGTGTGGTGGCGAACAGCGGCGGCCGGTCAGTCTCGAAGAGGAAAGCTCAACGGAGAAG AAAAATCAATGGGGGCAGGAGGCCAGCGTGGGGGCAGACGGCGTGCAGGTGGACGACGTGTGTGCGGGCAGCCTCGGAGGGCACGCGACGGCCGGCGTGTGGCCAGGCAGATGGCGGGAGATCGGCGGCCGGGCATGCGCATGGACTGCCGCCGAAGGCCTTGAGAACGGTGGGCAAGAAAG CAGGGCAGATGGTTCATCCCGAAGAATTATACTAGAGCTTGGAGATCGTGACGATTCCTATCCCTGGAGGAAGTACGGGCAGAAGGACATTCTTGGCGCCAGGTTTGCAAG GAGCTACTACAGATGCGCCCAGATGTTGGGCTGCACGGCGAGGAAGCAGGTGCAGCAATCCGACGACGACCCGTCCCGGCTGGAGATCACCTACATCGGCCTGCACAcctgcggcggcgaccggccgtcgtcgccggctccCACCAACCCCGCCGACGGCCCGCGTTGCGACGCAGCAACCAGTAGTCACCGTCTTCTGCCGTCAGCTCTGCAGCAGAAGCTGGAGGAACATGTCCCGGCGGCGTCGGACGACATGATGATGGCCTGCACGCCGTCGTGGCTGTTCATACCCTCGCCGGCGTGCTCGCAGTCGGAGCTTCTGTCGGAGGGGGAGGTTCCGGAGCTGCGGGTGGTGCGGCAGGAGCCGTATGATCCGGTGGAGCTGGTGGAGGAGCACAAGAAGCCgagcgacgccgacgaggactCCCTCGCCCTCCACAACTCCGTCGTGCCGGATTTTATGTAG